The Equus asinus isolate D_3611 breed Donkey chromosome 15, EquAss-T2T_v2, whole genome shotgun sequence genome includes a window with the following:
- the STX16 gene encoding syntaxin-16 isoform X5, translated as MATRRLTDAFLLLRNNSIQNRQLLAEQVSSHTTSSPLHSRSIAAELDELADDRMALVSGISLDPEAAIGVTKRSPPKWVDGVDEIQYDVGRIKQKMKELASLHDQHLNRPTLDDSSEQEHAIEITTQEITQLFHRCQRAVQALPSRARRVCSEQEERLLRNVVASLAQALQELSTSFRRAQSGYLKRVKNREERSQHFFDTSVPLMDDGDDNTLYDRGFTDDQLVLVEQNTLMVEEREREIRQIVQSISDLNEIFRDLGAMIVEQAEQYQKKNRKMLVILILFVIIIVLIVVLVSVKSH; from the exons ATGGCCACCAGGCGTTTAACCGACGCTTTCTTGTTGTTGCGGAATAATTCCATCCAAAACCGGCAGCTGTTAGCCGAGCAAGTGAGTAGTCACACCACCTCCAGCCCTCTGCATTCACGTAGCATTGCTGCG GAGCTGGATGAG CTTGCTGATGACCGTATGGCTCTGGTATCAGGCATTAGCTTAGATCCAGAAGCAGCAATTGGCGTGACAAAACGATCACCTCCTAAGTGGGTGGATGGAGTGGATGAA ATACAGTACGATGTTGGCCGAATTAAGCAGAAGATGAAGGAATTAGCTAGCCTTCATGACCAACATTTGAACAGACCCACCCTGGACGACAGCAGTGAGCAGGAGCACGCCATTGAAATAACCACCCAAGAGATCACTCAG CTCTTCCACAGATGCCAGCGTGCGGTGCAGGCTCTGCCAAGCCGGGCCCGCAGGGTCTGCTCGGAGCAGGAGGAGCGGCTCCTTCGCAACGTGGTGGCCTCCCTGGCGCAGGCTCTGCAGGAGCTGTCCACCAGTTTCCGGCGCGCACAGTCAGGCTACCTCAAAC GCGTGAAGAATCGAGAGGAAAGATCCCAGCATTTTTTTGATACATCAGTACCACTAATGGATGATGGAGACGATAATACTCTTTATGATCGG GGTTTTACAGATGACCAGTTAGTGCTGGTGGAGCAGAATACACTGATGGTGGAAGAGAGGGAGCGGGAGATTCGCCAGATCGTACAGTCTATTTCTGACCTCAATGAAATTTTCAGAGACTTAGGAGCAATGATTGTAGAACAG GCAGAGCAGTATCAAAAGAAGAATCGGAAGATGCTTgtgattttaatattatttgtcaTCATCATTGTCCTCATTGTTGTCCTTGTCAGCGTGAAGTCTCACTAA
- the STX16 gene encoding syntaxin-16 isoform X8 has protein sequence MATRRLTDAFLLLRNNSIQNRQLLAEQLADDRMALVSGISLDPEAAIGVTKRSPPKWVDGVDEIQYDVGRIKQKMKELASLHDQHLNRPTLDDSSEQEHAIEITTQEITQLFHRCQRAVQALPSRARRVCSEQEERLLRNVVASLAQALQELSTSFRRAQSGYLKRVKNREERSQHFFDTSVPLMDDGDDNTLYDRGFTDDQLVLVEQNTLMVEEREREIRQIVQSISDLNEIFRDLGAMIVEQGFGS, from the exons ATGGCCACCAGGCGTTTAACCGACGCTTTCTTGTTGTTGCGGAATAATTCCATCCAAAACCGGCAGCTGTTAGCCGAGCAA CTTGCTGATGACCGTATGGCTCTGGTATCAGGCATTAGCTTAGATCCAGAAGCAGCAATTGGCGTGACAAAACGATCACCTCCTAAGTGGGTGGATGGAGTGGATGAA ATACAGTACGATGTTGGCCGAATTAAGCAGAAGATGAAGGAATTAGCTAGCCTTCATGACCAACATTTGAACAGACCCACCCTGGACGACAGCAGTGAGCAGGAGCACGCCATTGAAATAACCACCCAAGAGATCACTCAG CTCTTCCACAGATGCCAGCGTGCGGTGCAGGCTCTGCCAAGCCGGGCCCGCAGGGTCTGCTCGGAGCAGGAGGAGCGGCTCCTTCGCAACGTGGTGGCCTCCCTGGCGCAGGCTCTGCAGGAGCTGTCCACCAGTTTCCGGCGCGCACAGTCAGGCTACCTCAAAC GCGTGAAGAATCGAGAGGAAAGATCCCAGCATTTTTTTGATACATCAGTACCACTAATGGATGATGGAGACGATAATACTCTTTATGATCGG GGTTTTACAGATGACCAGTTAGTGCTGGTGGAGCAGAATACACTGATGGTGGAAGAGAGGGAGCGGGAGATTCGCCAGATCGTACAGTCTATTTCTGACCTCAATGAAATTTTCAGAGACTTAGGAGCAATGATTGTAGAACAG GGGTTTGGGTCCTGA
- the STX16 gene encoding syntaxin-16 isoform X6, whose protein sequence is MATRRLTDAFLLLRNNSIQNRQLLAEQVSSHTTSSPLHSRSIAAELDELADDRMALVSGISLDPEAAIGVTKRSPPKWVDGVDEIQYDVGRIKQKMKELASLHDQHLNRPTLDDSSEQEHAIEITTQEITQLFHRCQRAVQALPSRARRVCSEQEERLLRNVVASLAQALQELSTSFRRAQSGYLKRVKNREERSQHFFDTSVPLMDDGDDNTLYDRGFTDDQLVLVEQNTLMVEEREREIRQIVQSISDLNEIFRDLGAMIVEQGFGS, encoded by the exons ATGGCCACCAGGCGTTTAACCGACGCTTTCTTGTTGTTGCGGAATAATTCCATCCAAAACCGGCAGCTGTTAGCCGAGCAAGTGAGTAGTCACACCACCTCCAGCCCTCTGCATTCACGTAGCATTGCTGCG GAGCTGGATGAG CTTGCTGATGACCGTATGGCTCTGGTATCAGGCATTAGCTTAGATCCAGAAGCAGCAATTGGCGTGACAAAACGATCACCTCCTAAGTGGGTGGATGGAGTGGATGAA ATACAGTACGATGTTGGCCGAATTAAGCAGAAGATGAAGGAATTAGCTAGCCTTCATGACCAACATTTGAACAGACCCACCCTGGACGACAGCAGTGAGCAGGAGCACGCCATTGAAATAACCACCCAAGAGATCACTCAG CTCTTCCACAGATGCCAGCGTGCGGTGCAGGCTCTGCCAAGCCGGGCCCGCAGGGTCTGCTCGGAGCAGGAGGAGCGGCTCCTTCGCAACGTGGTGGCCTCCCTGGCGCAGGCTCTGCAGGAGCTGTCCACCAGTTTCCGGCGCGCACAGTCAGGCTACCTCAAAC GCGTGAAGAATCGAGAGGAAAGATCCCAGCATTTTTTTGATACATCAGTACCACTAATGGATGATGGAGACGATAATACTCTTTATGATCGG GGTTTTACAGATGACCAGTTAGTGCTGGTGGAGCAGAATACACTGATGGTGGAAGAGAGGGAGCGGGAGATTCGCCAGATCGTACAGTCTATTTCTGACCTCAATGAAATTTTCAGAGACTTAGGAGCAATGATTGTAGAACAG GGGTTTGGGTCCTGA
- the STX16 gene encoding syntaxin-16 isoform X7 — protein MATRRLTDAFLLLRNNSIQNRQLLAEQVSSHTTSSPLHSRSIAALADDRMALVSGISLDPEAAIGVTKRSPPKWVDGVDEIQYDVGRIKQKMKELASLHDQHLNRPTLDDSSEQEHAIEITTQEITQLFHRCQRAVQALPSRARRVCSEQEERLLRNVVASLAQALQELSTSFRRAQSGYLKRVKNREERSQHFFDTSVPLMDDGDDNTLYDRGFTDDQLVLVEQNTLMVEEREREIRQIVQSISDLNEIFRDLGAMIVEQGFGS, from the exons ATGGCCACCAGGCGTTTAACCGACGCTTTCTTGTTGTTGCGGAATAATTCCATCCAAAACCGGCAGCTGTTAGCCGAGCAAGTGAGTAGTCACACCACCTCCAGCCCTCTGCATTCACGTAGCATTGCTGCG CTTGCTGATGACCGTATGGCTCTGGTATCAGGCATTAGCTTAGATCCAGAAGCAGCAATTGGCGTGACAAAACGATCACCTCCTAAGTGGGTGGATGGAGTGGATGAA ATACAGTACGATGTTGGCCGAATTAAGCAGAAGATGAAGGAATTAGCTAGCCTTCATGACCAACATTTGAACAGACCCACCCTGGACGACAGCAGTGAGCAGGAGCACGCCATTGAAATAACCACCCAAGAGATCACTCAG CTCTTCCACAGATGCCAGCGTGCGGTGCAGGCTCTGCCAAGCCGGGCCCGCAGGGTCTGCTCGGAGCAGGAGGAGCGGCTCCTTCGCAACGTGGTGGCCTCCCTGGCGCAGGCTCTGCAGGAGCTGTCCACCAGTTTCCGGCGCGCACAGTCAGGCTACCTCAAAC GCGTGAAGAATCGAGAGGAAAGATCCCAGCATTTTTTTGATACATCAGTACCACTAATGGATGATGGAGACGATAATACTCTTTATGATCGG GGTTTTACAGATGACCAGTTAGTGCTGGTGGAGCAGAATACACTGATGGTGGAAGAGAGGGAGCGGGAGATTCGCCAGATCGTACAGTCTATTTCTGACCTCAATGAAATTTTCAGAGACTTAGGAGCAATGATTGTAGAACAG GGGTTTGGGTCCTGA
- the STX16 gene encoding syntaxin-16 isoform X2, translating into MATRRLTDAFLLLRNNSIQNRQLLAEQVSSHTTSSPLHSRSIAALADDRMALVSGISLDPEAAIGVTKRSPPKWVDGVDEIQYDVGRIKQKMKELASLHDQHLNRPTLDDSSEQEHAIEITTQEITQLFHRCQRAVQALPSRARRVCSEQEERLLRNVVASLAQALQELSTSFRRAQSGYLKRVKNREERSQHFFDTSVPLMDDGDDNTLYDRGFTDDQLVLVEQNTLMVEEREREIRQIVQSISDLNEIFRDLGAMIVEQGTVLDRIDYNVEQSCIKTEDGLKQLHKAEQYQKKNRKMLVILILFVIIIVLIVVLVSVKSH; encoded by the exons ATGGCCACCAGGCGTTTAACCGACGCTTTCTTGTTGTTGCGGAATAATTCCATCCAAAACCGGCAGCTGTTAGCCGAGCAAGTGAGTAGTCACACCACCTCCAGCCCTCTGCATTCACGTAGCATTGCTGCG CTTGCTGATGACCGTATGGCTCTGGTATCAGGCATTAGCTTAGATCCAGAAGCAGCAATTGGCGTGACAAAACGATCACCTCCTAAGTGGGTGGATGGAGTGGATGAA ATACAGTACGATGTTGGCCGAATTAAGCAGAAGATGAAGGAATTAGCTAGCCTTCATGACCAACATTTGAACAGACCCACCCTGGACGACAGCAGTGAGCAGGAGCACGCCATTGAAATAACCACCCAAGAGATCACTCAG CTCTTCCACAGATGCCAGCGTGCGGTGCAGGCTCTGCCAAGCCGGGCCCGCAGGGTCTGCTCGGAGCAGGAGGAGCGGCTCCTTCGCAACGTGGTGGCCTCCCTGGCGCAGGCTCTGCAGGAGCTGTCCACCAGTTTCCGGCGCGCACAGTCAGGCTACCTCAAAC GCGTGAAGAATCGAGAGGAAAGATCCCAGCATTTTTTTGATACATCAGTACCACTAATGGATGATGGAGACGATAATACTCTTTATGATCGG GGTTTTACAGATGACCAGTTAGTGCTGGTGGAGCAGAATACACTGATGGTGGAAGAGAGGGAGCGGGAGATTCGCCAGATCGTACAGTCTATTTCTGACCTCAATGAAATTTTCAGAGACTTAGGAGCAATGATTGTAGAACAG GGTACAGTCCTTGATAGAATTGACTATAATGTTGAACAGTCCTGTATCAAAACTGAAGATGGCTTGAAACAGCTTCACAAG GCAGAGCAGTATCAAAAGAAGAATCGGAAGATGCTTgtgattttaatattatttgtcaTCATCATTGTCCTCATTGTTGTCCTTGTCAGCGTGAAGTCTCACTAA
- the STX16 gene encoding syntaxin-16 isoform X4 codes for MATRRLTDAFLLLRNNSIQNRQLLAEQLADDRMALVSGISLDPEAAIGVTKRSPPKWVDGVDEIQYDVGRIKQKMKELASLHDQHLNRPTLDDSSEQEHAIEITTQEITQLFHRCQRAVQALPSRARRVCSEQEERLLRNVVASLAQALQELSTSFRRAQSGYLKRVKNREERSQHFFDTSVPLMDDGDDNTLYDRGFTDDQLVLVEQNTLMVEEREREIRQIVQSISDLNEIFRDLGAMIVEQGTVLDRIDYNVEQSCIKTEDGLKQLHKAEQYQKKNRKMLVILILFVIIIVLIVVLVSVKSH; via the exons ATGGCCACCAGGCGTTTAACCGACGCTTTCTTGTTGTTGCGGAATAATTCCATCCAAAACCGGCAGCTGTTAGCCGAGCAA CTTGCTGATGACCGTATGGCTCTGGTATCAGGCATTAGCTTAGATCCAGAAGCAGCAATTGGCGTGACAAAACGATCACCTCCTAAGTGGGTGGATGGAGTGGATGAA ATACAGTACGATGTTGGCCGAATTAAGCAGAAGATGAAGGAATTAGCTAGCCTTCATGACCAACATTTGAACAGACCCACCCTGGACGACAGCAGTGAGCAGGAGCACGCCATTGAAATAACCACCCAAGAGATCACTCAG CTCTTCCACAGATGCCAGCGTGCGGTGCAGGCTCTGCCAAGCCGGGCCCGCAGGGTCTGCTCGGAGCAGGAGGAGCGGCTCCTTCGCAACGTGGTGGCCTCCCTGGCGCAGGCTCTGCAGGAGCTGTCCACCAGTTTCCGGCGCGCACAGTCAGGCTACCTCAAAC GCGTGAAGAATCGAGAGGAAAGATCCCAGCATTTTTTTGATACATCAGTACCACTAATGGATGATGGAGACGATAATACTCTTTATGATCGG GGTTTTACAGATGACCAGTTAGTGCTGGTGGAGCAGAATACACTGATGGTGGAAGAGAGGGAGCGGGAGATTCGCCAGATCGTACAGTCTATTTCTGACCTCAATGAAATTTTCAGAGACTTAGGAGCAATGATTGTAGAACAG GGTACAGTCCTTGATAGAATTGACTATAATGTTGAACAGTCCTGTATCAAAACTGAAGATGGCTTGAAACAGCTTCACAAG GCAGAGCAGTATCAAAAGAAGAATCGGAAGATGCTTgtgattttaatattatttgtcaTCATCATTGTCCTCATTGTTGTCCTTGTCAGCGTGAAGTCTCACTAA
- the STX16 gene encoding syntaxin-16 isoform X1, translating to MATRRLTDAFLLLRNNSIQNRQLLAEQVSSHTTSSPLHSRSIAAELDELADDRMALVSGISLDPEAAIGVTKRSPPKWVDGVDEIQYDVGRIKQKMKELASLHDQHLNRPTLDDSSEQEHAIEITTQEITQLFHRCQRAVQALPSRARRVCSEQEERLLRNVVASLAQALQELSTSFRRAQSGYLKRVKNREERSQHFFDTSVPLMDDGDDNTLYDRGFTDDQLVLVEQNTLMVEEREREIRQIVQSISDLNEIFRDLGAMIVEQGTVLDRIDYNVEQSCIKTEDGLKQLHKAEQYQKKNRKMLVILILFVIIIVLIVVLVSVKSH from the exons ATGGCCACCAGGCGTTTAACCGACGCTTTCTTGTTGTTGCGGAATAATTCCATCCAAAACCGGCAGCTGTTAGCCGAGCAAGTGAGTAGTCACACCACCTCCAGCCCTCTGCATTCACGTAGCATTGCTGCG GAGCTGGATGAG CTTGCTGATGACCGTATGGCTCTGGTATCAGGCATTAGCTTAGATCCAGAAGCAGCAATTGGCGTGACAAAACGATCACCTCCTAAGTGGGTGGATGGAGTGGATGAA ATACAGTACGATGTTGGCCGAATTAAGCAGAAGATGAAGGAATTAGCTAGCCTTCATGACCAACATTTGAACAGACCCACCCTGGACGACAGCAGTGAGCAGGAGCACGCCATTGAAATAACCACCCAAGAGATCACTCAG CTCTTCCACAGATGCCAGCGTGCGGTGCAGGCTCTGCCAAGCCGGGCCCGCAGGGTCTGCTCGGAGCAGGAGGAGCGGCTCCTTCGCAACGTGGTGGCCTCCCTGGCGCAGGCTCTGCAGGAGCTGTCCACCAGTTTCCGGCGCGCACAGTCAGGCTACCTCAAAC GCGTGAAGAATCGAGAGGAAAGATCCCAGCATTTTTTTGATACATCAGTACCACTAATGGATGATGGAGACGATAATACTCTTTATGATCGG GGTTTTACAGATGACCAGTTAGTGCTGGTGGAGCAGAATACACTGATGGTGGAAGAGAGGGAGCGGGAGATTCGCCAGATCGTACAGTCTATTTCTGACCTCAATGAAATTTTCAGAGACTTAGGAGCAATGATTGTAGAACAG GGTACAGTCCTTGATAGAATTGACTATAATGTTGAACAGTCCTGTATCAAAACTGAAGATGGCTTGAAACAGCTTCACAAG GCAGAGCAGTATCAAAAGAAGAATCGGAAGATGCTTgtgattttaatattatttgtcaTCATCATTGTCCTCATTGTTGTCCTTGTCAGCGTGAAGTCTCACTAA
- the STX16 gene encoding syntaxin-16 isoform X3, translating to MATRRLTDAFLLLRNNSIQNRQLLAEQELDELADDRMALVSGISLDPEAAIGVTKRSPPKWVDGVDEIQYDVGRIKQKMKELASLHDQHLNRPTLDDSSEQEHAIEITTQEITQLFHRCQRAVQALPSRARRVCSEQEERLLRNVVASLAQALQELSTSFRRAQSGYLKRVKNREERSQHFFDTSVPLMDDGDDNTLYDRGFTDDQLVLVEQNTLMVEEREREIRQIVQSISDLNEIFRDLGAMIVEQGTVLDRIDYNVEQSCIKTEDGLKQLHKAEQYQKKNRKMLVILILFVIIIVLIVVLVSVKSH from the exons ATGGCCACCAGGCGTTTAACCGACGCTTTCTTGTTGTTGCGGAATAATTCCATCCAAAACCGGCAGCTGTTAGCCGAGCAA GAGCTGGATGAG CTTGCTGATGACCGTATGGCTCTGGTATCAGGCATTAGCTTAGATCCAGAAGCAGCAATTGGCGTGACAAAACGATCACCTCCTAAGTGGGTGGATGGAGTGGATGAA ATACAGTACGATGTTGGCCGAATTAAGCAGAAGATGAAGGAATTAGCTAGCCTTCATGACCAACATTTGAACAGACCCACCCTGGACGACAGCAGTGAGCAGGAGCACGCCATTGAAATAACCACCCAAGAGATCACTCAG CTCTTCCACAGATGCCAGCGTGCGGTGCAGGCTCTGCCAAGCCGGGCCCGCAGGGTCTGCTCGGAGCAGGAGGAGCGGCTCCTTCGCAACGTGGTGGCCTCCCTGGCGCAGGCTCTGCAGGAGCTGTCCACCAGTTTCCGGCGCGCACAGTCAGGCTACCTCAAAC GCGTGAAGAATCGAGAGGAAAGATCCCAGCATTTTTTTGATACATCAGTACCACTAATGGATGATGGAGACGATAATACTCTTTATGATCGG GGTTTTACAGATGACCAGTTAGTGCTGGTGGAGCAGAATACACTGATGGTGGAAGAGAGGGAGCGGGAGATTCGCCAGATCGTACAGTCTATTTCTGACCTCAATGAAATTTTCAGAGACTTAGGAGCAATGATTGTAGAACAG GGTACAGTCCTTGATAGAATTGACTATAATGTTGAACAGTCCTGTATCAAAACTGAAGATGGCTTGAAACAGCTTCACAAG GCAGAGCAGTATCAAAAGAAGAATCGGAAGATGCTTgtgattttaatattatttgtcaTCATCATTGTCCTCATTGTTGTCCTTGTCAGCGTGAAGTCTCACTAA